The DNA segment TCGCTCTGCCCCTCGCCGTCCTGCACCGGCACCGTGCGCCGCACCGCTTCCGGGTCGGTGAAACCGAGAACGGTCTCGCCGGGCCCGGTGACGAAGGGCTGCGCGGCGATCGTGGTGGACAGGGCGGGCAGCACGCTCATCGCGAGCCGGTTGCCCTCCTCGTCCCAGTCGAAGCGGTACTCGCGCCCGCGCCCGGACTTGGCGTGCAGGAGCTGCTCGATCCGGGTACGGGACGTGGCTTCGCCGTCGGTGAAGTGCGCCGGGTACGCGACGTGCAGAGCGGTGAGCCGTCCGTCGCCGTCGAAGGTGTAGTCACTGAACGCCTCGTCCCAGGCGCCGCCGTGGCTGAAGAGGGGAGCGGGATCGTCGGGGACGGCGAAGTACGGCACCAGGGCCTCGTACAGCGCCTGGAGCCGGGCGGTCTCCGCCTCGTCGGGCCCGGTCTTCACCACGGTCCGCTCGTGCCCCTTCCAGGCGGCCGCGGCCATCACCGTGATCAGGGCGAGCAGCGGCCCGTACGGGATGAGCGCGACCACCAGGACACAGGCCGCGACGAGGAACAACGCGGGGCCGCGCCGGTCCTTGGGTGTCGCGGCCCACCGCTGCCGCCCGGCCGAGGCCAGCCTGCGCAGGCCGCGTCCGACGGTGATCAGCGGATGGAGGACATCGGTGGCGCTGTCGGCGGCCGTCCGCGCGATCTCGCGGCTGCGGGTGATCGATGCGCTGCTGCTGCTCAGAATGCGGGGAAGTGGTCGCCGGGCCACGTCTGTCTCCTGGGGTGGGTGAGGGAAGCGGTTGCCGAGGGTCAGAACTTGATTCCGCCCAGCATGCTGGCCAGGCTCGCGCCGCCGGCCGTGATGCTCGGTGCGATGGCGGTACCCGCGACGTAGAAGCCGAAGAGGGCGCAGACGAGTCCGTGGGAGGCCTTGAGCCCGTCCTTCTTGAAGAAGAGGAAGGCGATGACGCCCAGCAGTACGACGCCTGAGATGGAAAGGATCATGAGTGTTCTCCTGGTTGGGGGGACAGTCACCATGAGTTCTTCCAGGTTCACAGAAAGTATCTATACGATAAAAGGTGCAAATGGGTTAAATGTCGTTTAATTCACCTGACTGGCCGATGCGGGCGCACGGGCCGTGCCGCGCGCCCGGGGCGGGCAGTAATCTGTCGGTTCACTCGTACGGCTGGCATGCCGTAACCGAGATCGCGGCATTCACGGCAGTCACGGCATGGAAGGCGGTACGCGCGATGAGCGAGGCTCCGGACCCCGAGGTGGTCGAGCTGGCGACGAAGGTCTTCGACCTCGCCCGGCACGGGGAGACCGACGCGCTCGCCGCGTACGTCGACGCAGGGGTCCCGGCGAACCTCACCAACGACCGCGGCGACACCCTCGTGATGCTCGCCGCCTACCACGGCCACGCGGCGACGGTGGAAGCGCTCCTCACCCGCGGGGCGGAGGCGGACCGGGCCAACGACCGGGGGCAGACCCCGCTGGCCGGTGCGGTCTTCAAGGGCGAGGACGCGGTGATCCGTGCCCTGCTCGCCGGCGGCGCCGATCCGGAGGCCGGGACTCCGTCCGCGGTGGATACCGCGCGGATGTTTGGGAAGACAGAGCTGGTGGAGCTGTTCGGCGCACGCTGACCGGCCTGTCGTAAATGTGGTCGCGGTGGCGATTTGGCTGGGTCATCATGACGTCGCGGGTCCATATCGGACCACCGACGAGAGGCAGAGGAAGATGAACTGCACCAAGCAGACGGCAACGGGCGGCCGAACATGTTGTTGCGCGGCCAGGTAGTCCACGTATCCCGGTTGCGTCTACAGCTTGATGTGAGGCTTCTTCCATGATCGATCCAGTCATAGCGCCGAGCGGCACCTTGCTCGGCCTCCTCCAGCGGGGCCGCGGCGACGGCACGCTGCACGCGCTCGCCGCACCGCGCAAGGAAGCGCTGGCCGCCCTGAATCACTGCGTCCTGAGCGACCCCCGCCACGACTGGCAGGTCGAGAACCGCTCGCTCTACTACGCGCGCCTCTATCTCGACCTCGACGGCGGGCTCGGTGAGATCGAGCGGCACCTCTTCGTCCCGGACGACCACTTCGTCACCGAGGACAGCAGGACCGGGCTCGCCCTCGCGGTGCTGGGGCACCTCGCCTCGTACGACAGGGGAGACGCGCTAGCGCTGCTGCGGCGGTACGCGGCGACCGGCTCCAACTGGGCCTGGGCGCTCGACGAACTCGCACTGCGCGACGACGACGCCGGGCTGCGCTCCCTGGCCGTGCCCGTGCTCGGCCGGTTCCCCGCCACCCCGCAGGGCGAGGCCGAACTGGCCGCCGCCGTGCGCGACGCCTACGAACCCAGGCCCTGGCGGCTGTGGGCCGACGACCCCCGGGAGTCGGTCGGCGCCCGGGTCCGGGCCGCCGGGGAGCAGGGGTCCTTCGACCGCTGGCAGCGCCAGATGCGCCCGACGGGCCCCCGGCCCGGCTGGAGCGTGCAGGCCGTCTTCGACTGGGCGCAGCAGGGTCTGGAACGCGGCAGCGAACTGCACCTGCCCGCCGCCCGCTGCCTCACCGCCGTGGCCGGTCCCGGGGACCGCGCCGCGATCGTCGAGGCCGCCCGCAGCGGTGCGGACGGGGCGCGCTGTGCGGCGCTGCACTATCTCGCCGAGGCCCGGGATCCCGCTGTGCTGGACCTCGTCGAAGCGGCGGTGGACAGCCCTTCCCGCATCGTCGCGGAGACGGCCGTGGCCGCCTTCGAGCGGATGTGCGGCGACGAAGCGGTGGACCGGGCACGCTGCTGGGTGCAGCGGCCCGACGCGCTGGGAGCCTCCGCAGCCGGTGTGCTCGCAGGGCGCGGCGGGACGCAGGACGCACACCTGGTGCTCGGCGCGCTGCGCGAGACCGTCCGGGCCGACGGCCCCGACGCGGCCCTGCTCTGGACGCTCGTCGACGGCGCCGGACGGCTCGGAATCGCCTGCGCGGCGCCCGTTCTGCGCCATGTGTACCGCGAGACGGCCTCCTCGCACCTGCGCGGCAGCGCGGCCCGCGCGCTCGCCGCCACCGACCCGTCCTTCGGCGCCGGATTCGCCGTCGAGTGCCTGTGGGACTGCGAGGAGACCACCCGCGAGGTGGCCGCCCTGCACGCCGCGACCGGCGACATCCGGGTGGTCGACCGCCTCCGGCGGCTGGCCGCCGATCCCGCCGAGGAGGCCGAGGTGCAGACCGCGGTGCGCAGCCGGATCGGAACCGAGGGGACCGCGGTCTGACGTGGCCGTCCCGCCCGCCTCATCAGCGGTCGGGCCGGGGACAGCCGGGGCCGGAAGCGGCCGGTGGGCAGGCGACCGCGGCCGGCCGGATCAGCGGGTCCGCGGACCCCGGGTGCCGGGCGCCGGAGCCGGGTGGCGGTGCACGGGAACGAACACCACCGGAATCCCCGGTACCGCCTGGGCCGCAGCCCCCAGCCGGTCCTCGGGGACCACACCGAGCACCGGATAACCCCCGGTCACCGGATGATCGGCGAGGAAGAGCACCGGCAGCCCGTCGGGCGGCACCTGCACCGCGCCCAGAACCATTCCCTCACTGGGGAGTTCGGCGCCGTCCGACCGCTCCAGTGGCGGGCCCTCGGTGCGCAGGCCGATGCGGTTGCTCGCGGCCGAGACCCGGTAGCAGGCCTCCGGCAGAGCCCGCAGCGCCGCATCCGTGAACCGGTCCGCGCGGGGGCCCAGGATCAGCGGAAGCACCAGCTCGGCCGGGGGAGCGGGCAGCGGGACGGCGTCCACCGGGCCCGGAGGCCCGGCCGGGGCACCGAGCGGCAGCAGCTGTCCGGCCGCAAGCGGTGCGGGGCCAAGACCGGAGAGCAGGTCGGTGGCCCGGCTGCCGAGCACCGGCGGCACGGCGACGCCACCGCCGAACGCCACATAACTGCGCAGCCCCTCGACGGCCCCGCCCACATCGAGTACCGCGCCCGCCGGGACCCGCACCGGCGCGCCCCAGGCGGTGGGGCGGCCGTCGATCCGCACCGGACAGGGCGCACCGGTCACGGCCGCGGTGACGTCCGTACGGACCCGTACCGCGGTGCCGTCGAGGGTCGTCTCCAGGGTGGCGGCGTCCGCCGTGTTCCCCGCGAGGAGGTTCGCCAGCCGGTGCGCGGCCGGGTCCAGGGCGCCCGAGCGCGGAACACCGAGATGCGCGTACCCCGGGCGCCCGAGGTCCTGCACGGTGGTGAGAGCACCGGGGCGCACGACCTCCAGAGCCCGGGGGACCCCGGCCATCGGAACCCCTGTCTCCGGACCACCGGCCGTGGGAAATCCGGCCTTTGGTACCTCGCCCCCCGCCCGATCCTCCGGGCCGGTCGTCCTCATGCCGGCTCCTCGGTGCTGAACCGCACCCGTACGCCGGGCACCAGCAGCGCCGCAGGTTCGCGGTCCTGGTCCCACAGCACCGCGCCGGTGGTGCCGATCAGCTGCCAGCCACCGGGGGACGAGCGGGGGTAGACACCCGCGTAGGTGTCGGCGAGAGCGACCGAACCGGCGGGCACGGCCGTACGGGGCGTGGCCCGGCGCGGCAGCCGCAGCCGTTCGGGAAGCCCGGACAGATAGCCGAAGCCGGGGACGAACCCGCAGAAGGCGACCCGGAACCGCAGGCCCCCGACGATGCCGGGCACCTCCTCCGGCGCCACCTGCCAGCGGCGCGCCACCTCCGCCAGGTCGGGGCCGTCGTAGCGCACGGCGATCTCGATCTCGGGACCCCCGGCACCGGCCGACGGCGGCACGGTCCAGGTCGTGAGCCGGTCGGCGAGTTCCCGGGGCCGGGCCAGGCCGTCCAGCAGTACGGTCCGGGCGGCCGGCACGATCTCCCCCACCGGGGGAAGTTCACCTGCGTCGCGCCGGCGCAGCAGCTCCGCGTGGAAGGCCTCCGTCTCCGGAGCCGACTCCAGCTCGACGAGCAGGGCGTGTTCGCCCACCGGAAGCACCCTCATCGGCGGAGACCTCCGCGCGGCCGGCGCGCCC comes from the Streptomyces sp. NBC_01471 genome and includes:
- a CDS encoding ankyrin repeat domain-containing protein — translated: MSEAPDPEVVELATKVFDLARHGETDALAAYVDAGVPANLTNDRGDTLVMLAAYHGHAATVEALLTRGAEADRANDRGQTPLAGAVFKGEDAVIRALLAGGADPEAGTPSAVDTARMFGKTELVELFGAR
- a CDS encoding HEAT repeat domain-containing protein, with product MIDPVIAPSGTLLGLLQRGRGDGTLHALAAPRKEALAALNHCVLSDPRHDWQVENRSLYYARLYLDLDGGLGEIERHLFVPDDHFVTEDSRTGLALAVLGHLASYDRGDALALLRRYAATGSNWAWALDELALRDDDAGLRSLAVPVLGRFPATPQGEAELAAAVRDAYEPRPWRLWADDPRESVGARVRAAGEQGSFDRWQRQMRPTGPRPGWSVQAVFDWAQQGLERGSELHLPAARCLTAVAGPGDRAAIVEAARSGADGARCAALHYLAEARDPAVLDLVEAAVDSPSRIVAETAVAAFERMCGDEAVDRARCWVQRPDALGASAAGVLAGRGGTQDAHLVLGALRETVRADGPDAALLWTLVDGAGRLGIACAAPVLRHVYRETASSHLRGSAARALAATDPSFGAGFAVECLWDCEETTREVAALHAATGDIRVVDRLRRLAADPAEEAEVQTAVRSRIGTEGTAV
- a CDS encoding biotin-dependent carboxyltransferase family protein, producing the protein MAGVPRALEVVRPGALTTVQDLGRPGYAHLGVPRSGALDPAAHRLANLLAGNTADAATLETTLDGTAVRVRTDVTAAVTGAPCPVRIDGRPTAWGAPVRVPAGAVLDVGGAVEGLRSYVAFGGGVAVPPVLGSRATDLLSGLGPAPLAAGQLLPLGAPAGPPGPVDAVPLPAPPAELVLPLILGPRADRFTDAALRALPEACYRVSAASNRIGLRTEGPPLERSDGAELPSEGMVLGAVQVPPDGLPVLFLADHPVTGGYPVLGVVPEDRLGAAAQAVPGIPVVFVPVHRHPAPAPGTRGPRTR
- a CDS encoding allophanate hydrolase subunit 1 — its product is MRVLPVGEHALLVELESAPETEAFHAELLRRRDAGELPPVGEIVPAARTVLLDGLARPRELADRLTTWTVPPSAGAGGPEIEIAVRYDGPDLAEVARRWQVAPEEVPGIVGGLRFRVAFCGFVPGFGYLSGLPERLRLPRRATPRTAVPAGSVALADTYAGVYPRSSPGGWQLIGTTGAVLWDQDREPAALLVPGVRVRFSTEEPA